The uncultured Campylobacter sp. genome segment GCCTGCTTGCGGGATGATGGGCTTTACCGAAAACGCTTGCGCCCACATATCACTTAAATTTGCCCCTCGCTGCACGGCGATGCCCGATACTTTGCCCTTCAGGATCATAGCGCTTGCTAGCGGCTCGACCGTGATCGCGACGTCGTAGTCCTTAGCCAAAAACAGCTGCGCGCTCTCTGCGGGGCTGGCGGTGTAGTCGATGTTTAGCCCGCTAATGCCCTGCTTTTTCGCTATGGCTCGCACGATGATGTCTAGCATATCGTTTTTAAAAGGCATTACGATCTTTTTGCCCTTCAGCTGCGCAAATTCCGTTATCTTCTCGCCCTTGCTCATCACGAAATTTAGCCCCTCGGTGAGGATATTTACCATACCGATCTTGCGCCCCTGATTTGCGAGGTTCACCCCCACGTTGCTAGGGCTCATCATGACCTTGTACTCGCCGTTTGCCACGCCTGCGCGCAGCTGATCAGGATCGCGCCAAAGCTCGAGTTTGGCGTCGTATTTTTTGCCGATCTGCCCCTGCATGCACGCAACGCCGATGATAAGGCTAGGCATCGCGGGCGCGCCGTAGATAGTAAAAGCTTCCTCCGCAAAAAGAGGGCTAGCAAGCCCGCTAGCCGCCAACGCAGACGTTAGTTTTAAGAAATTTCTTCTTTGCATATTCTCCTCTTTTCATTCCTGCCAAACGGCAAGATTTTGATAATCGATGTGCAATTATATCAAAAACAGGAGTGATTCGGTTTGATTAAGCTCAATAGTCCCGCTTTAAATTTTAACGCGCTAAAATTTAAAACGCCCCGCAGCGGTAAAATTTTATGCTAAAATGGCGCAAATTTCAATCCAAGGACATAAAATGAGAAGCGACATCATCAAAAAAGGCTATACGCGCGCGCCGCACAGAAGCTTGCTAAGAGCGACCGGGCTAAAGGACGAGGACTTTGAAAAGCCCTTTATCGGCGTGGCAAACAGCTTCATCGAGATTATCCCGGGGCACTTTTTCCTCAACAAATACTCCGAAATTTTAAAAGACGAGATCCGCAAAAACGGCTGCGTGCCGTTTGAGTTTAACTGCATCGGCGTGGACGACGGCATCGCGATGGGGCACAGCGGAATGCTTTATAGCCTGCCTAGCCGCGAGCTGATCGCAAACTCGATCGAAACGGTGATGAACGCGCATGCCCTGGATGCTCTCATCTGCATGCCAAACTGCGATAAAATCGTGCCCGGCATGGTGATGGGCGCGCTTCGCGTGAACGTGCCGACGGTATTCGTCAGCGGCGGTCCGATGAAAAAGGGCTACACTAAAAAAGGCGAGCCGATCGACCTCGCGACTGCGTTTGAGGCGGTGGGTAAATTTGAAACCAAAGAGATCAGCGCCGAGGAGTTAAAAGAGATCGAGTGCGCCGCCTGTCCGAGCGGGGGCAGCTGCTCGGGGATGTTTACGGCAAAC includes the following:
- a CDS encoding ABC transporter substrate-binding protein; the encoded protein is MQRRNFLKLTSALAASGLASPLFAEEAFTIYGAPAMPSLIIGVACMQGQIGKKYDAKLELWRDPDQLRAGVANGEYKVMMSPSNVGVNLANQGRKIGMVNILTEGLNFVMSKGEKITEFAQLKGKKIVMPFKNDMLDIIVRAIAKKQGISGLNIDYTASPAESAQLFLAKDYDVAITVEPLASAMILKGKVSGIAVQRGANLSDMWAQAFSVKPIIPQAGIIADTDFYVAKKADFEILNTDLADALAWIKANKQSAAAIGTNFFPAPPPAIFMSIDTSNLCVKKPSEIKDELLKFYEILMEFNPKLIGGAMPKDEFFLC